GAATCGAACTCGTTCGGCACCGAAGGCATGACCGGGTAGCGGTCGCCGAGGACGAGGTCGGACGGCGGCTCGTCCGGGAAGAAGTCCAGCGCCACCACCTGCTCGCCGGTCAGCAGGTTGCCCGACCGGATCTGCGCCCGAAGCCCTTTCTCGACCAGACGCCGCAATGCGACGTAGGCGTCCTCGTCGGTCTCGGTGCGCGGCTCGAGAAAATCGATCCGCTGCGGCTCGATCTGGATGGTGACCGCCGCGCGCGCCTGTCCGGCCTGCGGGTCGATGTCGAGCCCGACATCGGTGATCGTGCCGACGCGTATACCGCGAAACTCGACCGAGCCGCCCGCCGCCAGCCCGCGAACGGACCCGTCCAGGTAGACGAGCAGCGGCATGCGCTCGGTGTAGCCCGAGCTCTCGACGCTGGAATAGTTCTGGTAGAGGGGGAAGACCGAGTTCTCCTCCGCCTGTCCCTGCCCTCCTTCCGGCGAATCGAACGCGATGCCGCCGGTGACCAGGGCCTGCACCGAGGTCATCTCGAAATGCACGCCGTCCGAGCCGAGCTCGACGGAGAAGCCCGCCGCGTTCCAGAAGCGGCTGCCGCTGTGCACCAGCTCGTCATAGGGCGCGCGCACGAACGCGTGGATGTCGACCTGACGCGTCGCCGGATCGAAGTCGGATCCCTGGACCTGCCCGACCTCGATCTCCTGGAAATAGACGGGCGCGCCCCGCTCGGGCGCGCGCACCCCGCTCTGGGCACGCAGGATGAACGAGCGGCCCGGCACGTTCGAGCGGATGGTCGGCGGGTCCTCGAGGCCCATGAAGGAGCGGGTCGCCTCGCCCTCGCCCGGGTCCATCTCGACATAGGCGCCCGACACCAGGGTGCCGAGGCCGGAGATGCCGCCGGCGCCGATCCGCGGGCGGACGATCCAGAACCGCGTCCCTTCGTTCAGATACGGGTCCATCTCGGTATCGACCCGTGCCGTGACCACGATCTGCGACAGGTCCTCGCTCAGGTCGACCGCCTCGACCTGGCCGATATCGACATCCTTGTAGCGGATCACCGTGCGGCCGGGCTCGAGTCCCTCGGCGGTCTCGAAGGTCAGCGTGACCTGGGAGCCCATCTCCGACCAGGAGCGGTAGCCCAGCCAAAGCGCGATCGCGAGGGCGACCACCGGAATGATCCAGACGATCGACGGACCCCGCCGCCTCGCGACCGAGGCCTCCGGGATGTCCTGCGGTGCAGGCGTCTCAGGATCGTCAGCCATGGTCCGTCTCAAGTGCGTCCCAGATCAGCCTGGGGTCGAACGACATGGAGGCCAGCATGGTGATGACGACGACCGATGCAAAGGCGACGGCGCCAATCCCCGGCTCGATCGTGGCAATTGCGCCAAGGCTGACCAGAGCCACCAGGATCGAGATCATGAACACGTCGATCATCGACCACCGCCCGATGAATTCGATCAGCCGGTAGAGACGCGTCCGGTCGCGCGGCCGGCGGATCCAGCCGCGCTGCACCGACAGGAGCAGGTAGCTGAGGCCGGCCAGCTTGGCGAGCGGCACGGTGATCGAGGCGAAGAACACCAGCGCCGCGACCGGGATCATGCCGGCCTGGACGAGGGTCACGACGCCCGAGAGGATCGTGTCAGGCTCGCCGCGACCGAAATAGATCACCGACATGACGGGATAGAGATTGGCCGGCACGTACAGGATGGCCGCCGTCAGCAAGAGCGCCCAGGTCCGCGCGATGCTGTTCGGTTTGCGATGGTGAACCGAGGCATGGCAACGGGGGCAGACCAGGTGGCGGCGCGGACGTTCCGGCAGGTCGAGGACCTGCCCGCAGCTGTGGCAACCGACCAGCTTGCGCACGTCGGTCACGCCGGTTGCCCGCCGCTGCGGGCCGAGCAGCGCCCAGACGGAATAGCGATCCAAGGCGGCATCGGCCGCGGCCATCAGGAACATCTGCGCGACGAAAGCGAACAGGGCGATGCCGAGCTGGACCTGCGCCAGGTCGACCAGCTTCACGTAGGCGACGATCAGGCCGAGCAGGAACACCTCGGTCATCGCCCAGGGGCCGGCCTTGCCGATCAGGCGGAAGATCCAGCCCAGACCGGGCGGCCGCCGCCCGGAACGCACGGGAACCAGCACGTAGATCATGGCGGCCAGCTTCAGGAAGGGAATGCCGATCGCCGTCAGGAACACGAGGATGGCCAGCTCCGGCATGCCCGCCTCCTCCATGCCGACGACCGCGGACCAGAGAGACGCCTCCTGCGTCTGGCCTTCGATCGTCATCGACATGATCGGGAAGCTGACCGCGACGACGAACATGCAGAGCGCCGCCAGGGTGAGCATCAGGCTGTTCTCGATGCCGTTGTGCCGCGGCGTGTAGATCTTGGCGTCGCAACGGGCGCACCGCGCGATGCCGCCGACCGGGCAATGGCTGACCTGCTGGACGAGGTCGCAGTCGTGACAGGTTGCGAGGTAGTGGGTGTCGATCGACGACGCCGCGATCATCGGCGTGTCGAGCGCCGCGGCATTGTCGGGTCTGTGTCCCATGATGCACCTGCCCTTCCCACGCGAGCGGACGAGCGGACCTGTCCCGCGCCTGATATCAGCCGCCCTAAAGGCCGATCGGTCAATGGGTTGTCAATGGTCCCGCCGGTCGATGGCACGCGTCGCCGTCATCAGCTTGTCCACCGGCGCGCGGATTAGACGTGGCGTCGAAGGCCTGTGTGCATTATCCAGCTCTGGCTGCGGGATCGGGCGGCGCTTCCAGGCCGGAACGACCGACGATCCTGCCCGTCGGCATGGTTGGTTCCTTAACGATCGCAATTCCAGTCACCTCCGGATCTCCATGGCATGAGCGCTGATCTCGCCCTGACCAATGCCCGCGTCGTCACGCCGGAGGGCGTGCTGCACGGCCATGTCGAGGTTTCGAAGGGCCGCATCGCGGCCGTGGCGCCGGGACCCTCCCGGTCGTCCGTCGCGATCGACATGGACGGCGACTACGTGCTGCCGGGGCTCGTGGAGCTGCATACCGACAATCTCGAGCGGGCCTTCTCGCCCCGCCCGGGCGTGCGCTGGCCCGCCGAGGCGGCGATGATCGCGCACGACGCCCAGATCGCGTCGGCCGGGATCACGACGGTATGCGACGCCATCTGCGTCGGCTCGCACGGCGGCAAGCAGGAACGGCGGGACTTCCTCGAGACGTCGGTCCGCCTCGTGCGCGAGTCGGCCGAGCGGGGCGTCCTGCGCGCCGAGCATCGGATCCATCTGCGCTGCGAGCTGGCCGACCCCCACGTGGTCGAGATGTTCGAGCCCTTGTCGGCCGAGCCGGGCCTGGTCCTCGTCTCGTTCATGGACCACACGCCCGGCCAGCGGCAGTGGCATGACCTCGACAAGTACCGCCTGTTCCACTTCGGACGCACCGTCCATGACGAAGCGGCCTTCCAGGCCATGGTGGAGCAGCGCAAGGCCGACCAGACGAGCTACAGCGACCCGCACCGGCGGCGCATCCTGGCCTTGCTCGAAGGCCGGAGCGTGGCGCGTGCCAGTCACGACGACACGACGCTCGAGCATGTCGCCGAGGCGGTCGTGGACGGCATCACGATCGCCGAGTTCCCCACGACCCTGACGGCGGCGCAGGCCGCCCGCCAGGCCGGCCTGTCGATCGTGATGGGCGCGCCCAACATCATCCTGGGCGGCTCCCATTCCGGCAACGTCTCGGCCCTCGCCCTCGCGGCGGACGGGCTGCTGGACGGCCTGTCCTCGGACTACGTGCCGGTCAGCCTGCTGCACGCCGCGTTTCGGCTCTGCGACGAGCTCGACCTGCCGCTGGAGAAGGCGATCGAGCCGATCACCGCGCGGCCTGCCGCCATGATCGGCCTGTCCGACCGCGGATCGATCGAGGTCGGCCTGAAAGGCGACCTGATCCGGGTCCGGCGACGGGACGCAACGCCGGCCGTGCTGGCGGCATGGCGCCAGGGGGAACGGATCGTATGATCGAAACGCCCGAGGACGGCGCGCGCGAGATCGTTCTCGCCAACGCCGAGGTGGTGACGCCCGAGGAGGTCGTGCGCGGACGCGTCGTGGTCGT
Above is a genomic segment from Geminicoccaceae bacterium SCSIO 64248 containing:
- a CDS encoding MlaD family protein; translation: MADDPETPAPQDIPEASVARRRGPSIVWIIPVVALAIALWLGYRSWSEMGSQVTLTFETAEGLEPGRTVIRYKDVDIGQVEAVDLSEDLSQIVVTARVDTEMDPYLNEGTRFWIVRPRIGAGGISGLGTLVSGAYVEMDPGEGEATRSFMGLEDPPTIRSNVPGRSFILRAQSGVRAPERGAPVYFQEIEVGQVQGSDFDPATRQVDIHAFVRAPYDELVHSGSRFWNAAGFSVELGSDGVHFEMTSVQALVTGGIAFDSPEGGQGQAEENSVFPLYQNYSSVESSGYTERMPLLVYLDGSVRGLAAGGSVEFRGIRVGTITDVGLDIDPQAGQARAAVTIQIEPQRIDFLEPRTETDEDAYVALRRLVEKGLRAQIRSGNLLTGEQVVALDFFPDEPPSDLVLGDRYPVMPSVPNEFDSITSSVTEVMNQIASLPLDQMVGEIRTTVRSVDGLVGSPEAQAAVASLGQAAQEMQATMRTLNAQSGPLLEDLRRAAAAADTAIVQAGRAMAAVDGALGENAPLRYDANAMIRELTAAARSVQQFADYLNRNPDALLRGRRGGGGYGP
- a CDS encoding paraquat-inducible protein A; this translates as MGHRPDNAAALDTPMIAASSIDTHYLATCHDCDLVQQVSHCPVGGIARCARCDAKIYTPRHNGIENSLMLTLAALCMFVVAVSFPIMSMTIEGQTQEASLWSAVVGMEEAGMPELAILVFLTAIGIPFLKLAAMIYVLVPVRSGRRPPGLGWIFRLIGKAGPWAMTEVFLLGLIVAYVKLVDLAQVQLGIALFAFVAQMFLMAAADAALDRYSVWALLGPQRRATGVTDVRKLVGCHSCGQVLDLPERPRRHLVCPRCHASVHHRKPNSIARTWALLLTAAILYVPANLYPVMSVIYFGRGEPDTILSGVVTLVQAGMIPVAALVFFASITVPLAKLAGLSYLLLSVQRGWIRRPRDRTRLYRLIEFIGRWSMIDVFMISILVALVSLGAIATIEPGIGAVAFASVVVITMLASMSFDPRLIWDALETDHG
- a CDS encoding alpha-D-ribose 1-methylphosphonate 5-triphosphate diphosphatase, with the protein product MSADLALTNARVVTPEGVLHGHVEVSKGRIAAVAPGPSRSSVAIDMDGDYVLPGLVELHTDNLERAFSPRPGVRWPAEAAMIAHDAQIASAGITTVCDAICVGSHGGKQERRDFLETSVRLVRESAERGVLRAEHRIHLRCELADPHVVEMFEPLSAEPGLVLVSFMDHTPGQRQWHDLDKYRLFHFGRTVHDEAAFQAMVEQRKADQTSYSDPHRRRILALLEGRSVARASHDDTTLEHVAEAVVDGITIAEFPTTLTAAQAARQAGLSIVMGAPNIILGGSHSGNVSALALAADGLLDGLSSDYVPVSLLHAAFRLCDELDLPLEKAIEPITARPAAMIGLSDRGSIEVGLKGDLIRVRRRDATPAVLAAWRQGERIV